The DNA window GCCTTTTAAATAATCCACAAAATCTTTTTGAGGCAACTGAGGGTGTAACTCGATTTGGTTGACCATTGGCGTCATTAAACCGGCTTCCTTCAACTGTTCCAAATGATGCTGCTTGAAGTTAGACACGCCAATTGCCTTCGCTTTACCTTCTTCACATAACTCTACAAGTGAACGCCACGCTTCTACAATCCCATCGACTGGCCAGTGTATTAAGCATAGGTCTAGGTAATCAGTATTCAAACGGTCGAGCGATTCTTGAAATGCCTCTTTCGTACGACCAGCACGGATGTCGTCGTTCCAAATTTTAGACGTTAGGAATATGTCTGCACGTGCTACACCAGAAGCGGCGATACCCTTTGCGACACCTTCCTCATTTTTATAAATAGCAGCCGTATCAATGTGGCGATAGCCTATGCGTAGTGCTTCTTCAACTGCACCTGGCGCTTCCGTATCATTATCAACTAGATACACACCAAAACCGATCTGGGGTATTTTTGTGCCATTACTTAGTGTAATAAAATCCATATGTATCTCTCCTCTGTGCATTTATCTTACCAATCTTCTCAAAGAGAACCCAAATACTCAAATTATTAAGTATTTAGAAAATCAAAATGATAGAAAAATCCTATTAGTGGTGCGCCTTTTTCTATTAGATAATACGTTGTCATTGTATTAGTTTGGTGATATTCTTAAATATAATAAATCATACCTGTTAACTTGGTTAATGGGTTAATAAAGCTGTAAGTTGAAATGAACGTAGATTATGAAGTATATACTGCCAAAAAATCTATTCATATTACTATAACTAAATTGTATGTTTCTTCTTTTGTATAAGGAATTATTGGATGATTTTTTTCAATTGATGAATGTTAGAAATGAGGAGCGTTTTAATGATTACGGAAATCGTGGTAGAAGAACTAGTAGAAACAGATAAAGAAAGCGTTCGGAAATTATTAGTGGATAGTTATCAACAATATGAAAATGGTTTTGACGATCCGAAATTTTGGGAGCACTACTTAGAAGATATCATTGCTTCCGTTGATAATACAGATGTAGATAAAATATTAGTTGCGAGAGACGATAAGGAAATTTTAGGGACTGTACAGCTTTTTGAAACGGCAGAAAAAGCATATTCAGGGCAGACAGTTGAAATTTATGCACCCTTCATTCGATTATTGGGCGTTCATCCGAATGCAAGAGGACGTGGCGTTGCACAAAAACTATTAAATGCTTGTGTAGACTATGCGAAACAAAAAGAGGCGAAAAGTATCTATTTGTTTACGGGAGATCCAATGGTAAAAGCCATTCGATTATATGAATATTTTGGCTTTGTAAGAGATTTAGAAGAAGAAAATAAACTCGGTGGTATGGGAGCCAAATGCTATCGATTTGACTTGAACTAGTTTTCTTTGTTTGAAATAATTTAAAGGATATTTAGTTCGCTCCTTTTCGAATTAAGGGAAGATAGATTAAATTCGCCGTATTTACTGTATTATTTAACCTAAAAAAATACCCCATCTGAGTGTAGAACTCAGATGGGGTATTTCTGTTTGTAAGTCAATTCTCTTGAGGGGATTGACTATTGATGGGCCTAAATGGACTCGAACCATCGACCTCACGCTTATCAGGCGTGCGCTCTAACCAGCTGAGCTATAGGCCCATTATTGGAGCGGGTGAAGAGAATCGAACTCTCATCATCAGCTTGGAAGGCTGAGGTTTTACCACTAAACTACACCCGCATTCGAATTTTAAAAATGGCGGTCCCGACCGGGATCGAACCGGCGATCTCCTGCGTGACAGGCAGGCATGTTAACCGCTACACCACGGGACCATTTGGTTGCGGGGACAGGATTTGAACCTGTGACCTTCGGGTTATGAGCCCGACGAGCTACCGAACTGCTCCACCCCGCGACAATATTAAGCGTTGAATATTATTTCAACTACGCATTTAAGTGAGTTTTACGTCTTCCACGCTTCGCTTGCGTCGACGTTAATCGCTTTCTTCGTGAAGCGATTTGCTCCACCCCGCGACAATATTATACTTGCTGTTTAAAAAATGGAGGAGGAAGAGGGATTCGAACCCCCGCGCGGTATGACCCGCCTGTCGGTTTTCAAGACCGATCCCTTCAGCCAGACTTGGGTATTCCTCCGTAATATGTTTGTTAGACCTGGATGGCCAACTACTAAAATATTATTCAAGACCTGATATATTATAAAACACTTTCTATAAGAAAAGCAATGCTTTTTTATAAAAAATATAAAAAGAGAAAAATACAGACCTTTTACAACAAAAAATAACCCATCATTAAGTTGGAACTTAGATGGGTTAATTCTTATACTATTTTATTTGGTTAACTGCTACGTTGGAAAGAAGGCTTCTTTATTGGTCTATCATTTCGTCATATCCAGTCATTGTATCCATATGGCTTGCAATCATGGCAATCATGGTACTTGCCTCTTCTTTTTTAAAGGAAAAAGTACTTTCATCTTCGAAGAGTTCCCCGTCTTCTGTCCAGAGTCGGCTGACTCTTCGGATAACACCGTCTCCATTTGCACTATCTAATCCAAACTGATAAGTTACTTCAATATTATTATCGATTTGGAAAGCGGTGACTTCCGGTGTTTCCCATTCCACATCAATTTCTTCAAGAGTAATTTCATCATCTAGAACTTCGTATTCCTCTTCATCATCTACATAATAGAATTCACTTTCATCATCCATAAATTCATGAAAGCTTTCATGAACAGCTTCAACGACATCGGTAATATCATCCAAAATAATTCTTGTAGGTTGTTGGAGAGTAATGTCAAAACTTTCTACGTAAAATTCTTCATTATAGGGGTCAAAGAGAAGAGTGCAAAAGTAATCTCTTCCATCATTTTCCGTCCCAACAAAAAATTCAATTCGTGGATGTTTGGAACCTCGATTAATATTCATATGACCGTTTTTGTCATATTCTTCACAAATTGATTCCAAATGTTCCTGAAGCTCACCAGTTACTCTGTTAAACCATTCCATAGACATATCATTACCGCCTCTTTTTCTTTTTTCTCTTTCCTTTTTTTATCATAACCAAATTTGTTACATTTCTTTCAAGGTATTTATCCTTGATTTCATTTTTTCAAAAAAGGGGTACAGGGAAAAAATTCTAATGGAAGAAGCAATTTATTTCTACTGAATAGTTTCGTTTAGATTGGGGACGATAAATCTTGTATGACCATTAAAAGAAGGAGGAATAAAAAAATGACCAAAAATAATTCAAAGCCCGATGATCGATCAGATAATGTGGAAAAGCTTCAAGATATGGTGAAAAATACAATTGGAAATATGGAAGCGGCTGAAGAAACAATGATATGTACGGATGGTAATGAACGAGAGGCAATCAGACAGAAAAATGAACGTCGAAAAGAGAGTCTCGAAGGTTTTCGTAAAGAAATTTTAGATGAGGCCGCAGCGCGAAAAAAAGGTAACTCTCTAAATTAGTAATACGTTCAGTTGAGTGGTACAAAATATTAAATAACAACGTAAATATCAAAACAATTAACACAATATTAAAGTACAAATTAGCAGTGCTTTTTTATATCAATATTCTGTTAACAAAAGGAAGTTAGTTAGTAATGTAGTGAGTGATTTTGTTATTCAACTCCCATGAAAATTAAAAAAGCCCAAAACCTAAAAGTGAACATAACAAAATCAGTAAATCTTCCTTCTAGTTAGAATAAAGGCAAGACTGGTGCAACCAATCAAAAAGGATTAATCTCCCATAAGTGCTACCCATTCAAGGCGCGACAGTCTGTGATGCACCGAGATCGTTGGAATTAGACTAACGGATGGGCTCTATGGCACCATAATGTATCGACCTTCTACGCCATTAATAAAATATTTTTAGTAATAAGCGCGGTTACTTCTCCATTTCAATGAGAAGTGACTGTGCTTATTAATATTGTACCCAATTGACAAAAGAGTTTTTTTAACAGTTCGAACTTTAATCCCATCTTTATTAATCATGATATCAACTATTTAGGAAGTACTACGCCATGTTTGGTTTGCTCGCAGACTATTCCCATCAGGAACTTCTTATGCAGTACTTTCAAGTTCTTCATCATTATATCTAATGGAGTCTGTTCTAAAATCGAAAGCTACATTGCCTTCTCATGACAAGTTACTCTCTAAGGAATAAATACTTTTTGTTCGGATCCATATCCTCTGTAACCTTTTTGATATTGGTTAATCTTAGTTCTATAACTATCTCTTATTTCTTCTGACCATGTGTAAAGTCTGTCTCCGAAAAGGTCTCCCTTGTATAGTGTAAGCACCTTTTGCAGTTCAGTAGTCATACTATCAGAAGTTAGTAAATTTTTATTGATAATACTATCTAATTCGTCTATATCACAACTTATATCATTTAAATGTAAAAAATATCTACTTTTTACATTTTCAATAGTTGCATCAATCCCCTCATCATTCATAATTTTTTTCAGACGATATATGGTTGAATAAAGGTTTTGCTCTCCCTTTTCCCATATTGCTTGCGGCCATAATAATTCTATTATTTTCCATTTTTCCAAACCTATATTTCTGTATATCATTAAGATGGAAAATAACTCTTCTACTTTTACTGTTGTCCACTTAATTCTTATCTCTTCTTCATTGATCAAAATCTTTATATCACCAAGTAGTTCAATTCTAGTTCTTTTAGAACTAACACTATCTCTAAAATTGCTTTTGTTATGTAATATGCGTTGAACCGTTTCGTTAATTGATTCTTTATCTGCGGGCTTTAAAATATAGTGAATAGCATTAAGTTTAAAGGCATCAATTGCATACTGATCATATGCAGTGACAAAAACAATATCTGTTTTATTATTTATTTCCAGTAGTTTAGTACCAAGTTCAATACCATTCATACCAGGCATCTCTATATCTAAAAAAACGACATCGGGTTGTATGAAAGGAATTTCCTTTAAAGCTATGGATGGTTTGGTGAATTCTCCAACAATCTTTATTTTTTCGGTTTCCTCTAGTTGCCACTTTAAAAGATCAAGGACTAATTTTTCATTGTCAACAATGACTGCTTTTAGCATTTTGCTTTCAGCTTCCTTTCTTAGGTGATTGGGATTTCAAAAGATACTTTTGTTCCGGTATTAGTCGAACTTTCTATATGTAATTGCTTTTTATAATACTTTTCTAGTCGTTTATTAATATTGGTTATGCCAATTCCGCTATTGTGCTGATTATGTTGAGGGTCATTCATTATTAGATTTA is part of the Psychrobacillus sp. FSL H8-0483 genome and encodes:
- a CDS encoding aldo/keto reductase, whose translation is MDFITLSNGTKIPQIGFGVYLVDNDTEAPGAVEEALRIGYRHIDTAAIYKNEEGVAKGIAASGVARADIFLTSKIWNDDIRAGRTKEAFQESLDRLNTDYLDLCLIHWPVDGIVEAWRSLVELCEEGKAKAIGVSNFKQHHLEQLKEAGLMTPMVNQIELHPQLPQKDFVDYLKGEGIHIQAWSPLMQGKFMEIDLFHELANKYEKTPSQIVLRWHLQTGHVALPKSVTPSRIQENLNVFDFQLSSEDMAAIDAIATNERIGPDPDKIEF
- a CDS encoding GNAT family N-acetyltransferase, whose translation is MITEIVVEELVETDKESVRKLLVDSYQQYENGFDDPKFWEHYLEDIIASVDNTDVDKILVARDDKEILGTVQLFETAEKAYSGQTVEIYAPFIRLLGVHPNARGRGVAQKLLNACVDYAKQKEAKSIYLFTGDPMVKAIRLYEYFGFVRDLEEENKLGGMGAKCYRFDLN
- the tlp gene encoding small acid-soluble spore protein Tlp, which codes for MTKNNSKPDDRSDNVEKLQDMVKNTIGNMEAAEETMICTDGNEREAIRQKNERRKESLEGFRKEILDEAAARKKGNSLN
- a CDS encoding response regulator, whose amino-acid sequence is MLKAVIVDNEKLVLDLLKWQLEETEKIKIVGEFTKPSIALKEIPFIQPDVVFLDIEMPGMNGIELGTKLLEINNKTDIVFVTAYDQYAIDAFKLNAIHYILKPADKESINETVQRILHNKSNFRDSVSSKRTRIELLGDIKILINEEEIRIKWTTVKVEELFSILMIYRNIGLEKWKIIELLWPQAIWEKGEQNLYSTIYRLKKIMNDEGIDATIENVKSRYFLHLNDISCDIDELDSIINKNLLTSDSMTTELQKVLTLYKGDLFGDRLYTWSEEIRDSYRTKINQYQKGYRGYGSEQKVFIP